One Vicia villosa cultivar HV-30 ecotype Madison, WI linkage group LG5, Vvil1.0, whole genome shotgun sequence genomic window, TATTTATTTACTTCTAAGACTTTGCTGCTGCGACTTTACATATTGGGGCATGATGTAAGCTAGTGCTGATGGGAGAAAGTATATATAATTAGAAAAATTAATGATTAGatttctaatttttaaaattacacatcatttaacaaactttttgtaaaatataaactaaatttaagaaatttcataaacataaaaaattattcaaaaattattttatttattaaatttaacaaTATCCTAAAGTACGACTCCTGTCCAACTTAACAACTTGACTTACTTTTGTCTTCTAGAGTTCTTTTTTAGAGTTCTATTAAAACCGACCTTGAGCTTTTTTAAGTTCGGCCGAAACAACTTTCAACAATACTTGAAACTTTTAACAAGATTAATTCACAAACCTTCTAACAACAATACTCGTCGATTAAATAATGTTGAATGTCTTACTTTGGACAAGTTAAGATTGGTGGTGAAGATTATAACACTTTCAATTTCTAGAAGGATGACTTACACTCTAAGATCCACTTGAACCTTTCGCCTTTTCTTAGGGTTTTGAAAAATGGGAAGCTCTATCTCCTACGCAAGAGAGAAATATTGACAAGGAGACTATTCTTCCCATAAGTTGTTGTACTTCTTTGATGCTTATCGTACTTTTCATGTTAATGACATCTTGGAACTTTTGTGAGTTAACTTCTATTCCTATGTTAGTCAACATAAATCCCCAAAAACTTACGCACGTTGACTTCAAAGGAACATTTGGATGGGTTGAGACTCATATTGTACTTTATGACTAAGCACATGATCTCTTCTCAGTCCGGGTAACAAGAGTCATCTTCATCCATCTTTATAACTTTGTTGTCTATATATACCTCTAAATTTCTACCACTTTTATGCTTTAAAAAATCATGTCCATAAGACTTTGATAGGCCACACCTACATTTTTAGGCCAAAACGACATCACTTTGTAGTTTTAGTTGCATGTGTTTGATCGTGAATGCCATTTTAGGAGTGTCCAAGGGATCCATCTTGGGTTTTTTATATCTCgattacgtgtctataaatctaaAGACTTTGTTGATAGAATTGTTAATGCTTGATAAGGAGTGCAAATCCTTTGGGCATGACATATATTATATCGACGAAGACTATGCACATTTTTCATTTGTTGTAGTTTTCCTAACCATTATGATGTTCGCTACTTAGATGCAATACTTGGTCTCTTTGATGAAGTTAACATCCTTCAACTGCCTTACCTTTTCATCAGCTATTTTCTCCATTTCTTCATATATGCATAATTTCTTTGATATATCGGCTTGACTGAAGGGAAAAATGATAACTTGTGGCTTATAATACTTACCTCGATGCTTGGAATGTAGGATGATTGACAAATATAACGACTCTCTTTCTCTCTTAGTAGAGTCCTTATTGCCACTCTAGCTTCCAAGGATGTTTCGAGTTTTGTAGCCTGACGAATGTGCTTTCCTATACACCTTCTTCAAATTTTAAATGGGACATGTCATTCTTTCCTGAAGTCTCCGCGTAGGTCCAAGTCAATCATGTCTTATATGTGGTTTAGGTTATGTGAACTTGCCTTAGATAAGGGCACACTCTCGACTTTTCCTAGTTTAGTCTTCAATTTGTCATGGTACTAGCACCTTGCTACTTCTTTGTCCCCTTCTACTATCCCCTGTCACTGTTGTCTATTGAGAATTTATGTGTCAAATATAGAGTGGAGGTGGTGACCCACAACGCATTGAACATCGTTCGTTCTTTGACTATGTTGTATGATAAGAATGAGGTGTGTACAATCATGTAACACACCTTCATTGTTTTTACGACGACTCTACGATGTGTGCCAAATGTTCTCGCTAAGTATACGAAGGACCTTGCTATGAACAAGACTCCATAGAGTTCATATATGAGGCAAAGTGTGGATCATTTAAGGTTCTGCACCGAtcatgtatatataaaaaaagatatGATCACACATTCATCTTAATCGTAATCGAGGTAATAATCCCCGACTTCAAATAATTGTTACGTCCACTTTTCTCCGCTCAATTGTGATTTTATGACACATGATCAAATAAGAGACctctataattttttaaattgactTTATCTTTTCTTAGTGCTTcttaattaaatgtattttatactttaaaaaaGGCCGTTTTTAgtgtttaaataataataattattattattacccctctaatctttaatataagaagaaatttattttttaagttgGAAGTAATGTATTTTGACTATACCTAGTCTTGATACATTAAtctagaaaataaattttttcttatattaagGAAGAACTAGAAGTAGTATTATATAAACTTTTAGAATGTGTCTTTATTTGATGTATATGGTGGTAAACACAATTGTTTGTCCAATAGTTTAGGGATTTTTTTAAGACTTTATATATATAATGACAAAAAGCACTGTCCACTCCACTCCATAGTTTCTTACCAACACAACTAAACTTTCCTCCAACCACCATGGCACACGGCATCTCCAACGACCAACCACCACCGGAAACCTCAACACCACCTCTCCTCCGCCGCAACTTCCTCCGTCTCCCCTCAACCCTCAAACTCAAAACCTCCCTCTGCTCAGAACTCTCCGGCGCCGTCGGCGATTTAGGAACCTACATCCCAATCGTACTAGCTCTATCCCTAGTCAACAATCTCGATCTAACAACCACTCTCATCTTCACTTCTCTCTACAACATCATCACCGGACTCTTCTTCGGCCTCCCCATGCCAGTTCAGCCTATGAAATCCATCGCCGCCGTCGCCATCTCCGAATCTCCACCTCTCACAATTCCTCAAATCTCCGCCGCCGGTTTATCCGTCGCCGCCGTCCTCCTCTTCCTCGGAACAACCGGTCTCATGTCGTTTCTCTACCGGTACCTCCCTCTCCCGGTTGTTCGCGGCGTTCAACTCTCTCAGGGACTTCAATTCGCTTTCTCCGCCATTAAATATATTCGCTATCAGCAAGATTTATCTTCCGGTTCGTCGAAAACCGGTCCAGTCCGTCCTTGGTTTAGTCTAGACGGACTGGCACTGGCTCTCGTTGCTGTTCTTTTTCTTGTCCTCACCACTGGCGCTGGCGAGGACAATCATTCAGAACAGCAACAACACGAGCTAGAAGAAAATGAGAGAGTTGATAATATTCGACGAAATAAAATTCGTCGAAGATTGAAGATTCTATCGATGATTCCGTCGGCTTTGATTGTGTTTTTATTCGGATTATTATTGTGTTTTATTCGCGATCCTTCGATTTTTCATGATTTGCAATTCGGTCCTTCTAGGATTAAGTTGATTAGAATCACATGGGATGATTTTAAAGTTGGATTTGTGAGAGCTGCGATACCGCAGATTCCTTTATCAATTTTGAATTCGGTTATTGCGGTTTGTAAACTTTCCGGAGACTTGTTTCCGGAAAGAGAAGCTTCAGCTATGAAGGTGTCAGTGAGTGTTGGAGTGATGAATTTTGTTGGATGTTGGTTTGGTGCCATGCCATGTTGCCATGGAGCAGGAGGATTGGCTGGTCAGTATAGGTTTGGAGGGAGGAGTGGTGCTTCAATTGTGTTTCTTGGGATTGGTAAGTTGTTGATTGCTTTGGTTTTTGGGAACTCTTTTGGGAGGATTTTGGGGCAGTTTCCTATTGGGATACTTGGTGTGTTGCTTTTGTTTGCTGGGATTGAATTGGCTATGGCTTCTAAGGATATGAGTAGTAAAGAAGAAtcttttgttatgtttgtttgtgCTGCTGTTTCTTTGACTGGCTCTAGTGCTGCTTTAGGGTTTTTTGTTGGGATTGTTCTTTACTTGTTGTTGAAGTTGAGAGAGGTTGATTGTGGATTTGGATTTTTGTCCAAGTCTAACAAGGACAAGTCTTCTAAGGATGAGGAAACTCCCTTGATTGCATAAACATTTTGATTTGGATTGTGGTCCGAAGTGTGAAATAGATTCATCTGAGTCAGAAATTTTCTGCATTGACGccgtctttataaatatttttgaattagtgaatttgaaactaagatgTTAATTGAGTAAATGCGGGGAATTCTCAACTGCAGAGAATTTAGATCCGCATTGATTGAAGATGGTGTTGAAGATGATCAACAAAGCTGTGATCATTTATCATTTGAAGTAGAAAGATTTTGAAAGTACATAGTATATCTTTTTCATCTGTCTTTCTTTTGTGAAATAATGTTGGCTATACTTGTGTTTGTTGTAATGTTCTATTTAAGGTGTACAAACATATATGTATGTGTATTTTATACATTTAAAGTTCATTATCCTTTTGAGTGTGGAACTTTTTGCAAGATGTGTTGGTTCAATAGGGAACATGGTTTTGTAGGACCCTTCAAGTGTTTGGATGAGTACATGCTTAATAAGGATTCATGTTATGATTCATAAGCAAGCACTTGTTAAGGAAATTTCATTCATCTGCAGCAAATCATTATAGCCCACAAGAGCACATTCAATTTTCTAATTAGTGAGTATTTAACTTAAATTTAAGAATGTTTCAATATTTTCTTTAGGTAGGAAAAGTATTACCAATTTTTTATAGGCATGTATAGTGTATACtaaaatttatgataaaaatattgaaaagtTTTAATCAATATATGGAGGGGCTTTTAAGTTAAGATATGAATGTACATCTAGTTGTCATCCAATAACTAATTTTTTAAATACTTGATGTTTTCATCCCAAAGGGTACGTAAGCAAAAAAGAAAGATtaaaaaaacaatgaacaagaagcactcgaacaaaaataaaatactacTCAAGTGGCCAAATAAAAAAATGGTATTGCAAATTCAAGAATCTTATGCTTTTTTTTGGTCAAGAAGAATCTTAAAGTTAGATCATGGTATGCATGTCTGATACGAAACAGAAGTTCCACACGGAAGACAAAAATATCTAGATTCCGTTAATATGCATAGGCAAAGAGACACGATGTTATCCAAATCTCAGTGGCAGTGTTATAACGACACAATAGGTGCTCAATAACTCCATCcatgaaaaatcacaataaaatacgataatataatttttagataaaaataaaattgtagataAACTTTTTATTGATTTAACACTcagatttttaaagaaaataacttTTTGGTGATTTAGAAGTCTACTCGAAGATAAGTATAtattttatctaaatatttacatttttaaGAAAATTATTTTGGTAATTTAGAGTTctactaaaaaaataaataaaatatgagcaataattattattaaaaaataactgCGATTTTTGTTGGGTGATAACATCTTTTCATTGCTCTAGCTAAGAGAATTCTACAAAGGCTAAACTTCGCTCAGCAAAATCAAATCTTGACAATAACAC contains:
- the LOC131601191 gene encoding molybdate transporter 2, whose translation is MAHGISNDQPPPETSTPPLLRRNFLRLPSTLKLKTSLCSELSGAVGDLGTYIPIVLALSLVNNLDLTTTLIFTSLYNIITGLFFGLPMPVQPMKSIAAVAISESPPLTIPQISAAGLSVAAVLLFLGTTGLMSFLYRYLPLPVVRGVQLSQGLQFAFSAIKYIRYQQDLSSGSSKTGPVRPWFSLDGLALALVAVLFLVLTTGAGEDNHSEQQQHELEENERVDNIRRNKIRRRLKILSMIPSALIVFLFGLLLCFIRDPSIFHDLQFGPSRIKLIRITWDDFKVGFVRAAIPQIPLSILNSVIAVCKLSGDLFPEREASAMKVSVSVGVMNFVGCWFGAMPCCHGAGGLAGQYRFGGRSGASIVFLGIGKLLIALVFGNSFGRILGQFPIGILGVLLLFAGIELAMASKDMSSKEESFVMFVCAAVSLTGSSAALGFFVGIVLYLLLKLREVDCGFGFLSKSNKDKSSKDEETPLIA